The Kiritimatiellales bacterium genomic sequence GTCGATCGACTTGTCATAAGCCTTTATTTTTTCATCGATCTCGCTCGTGATTGACGGCTCGCGCTTCGTGAGCCTTTTGATTTGCAGAATCCCGATCGCTGCCTGCATAACAATGAAAAAACCGCTGCAGAGAATCAGCCAGAATGTGCCTTGCTGAATCAGCGGGACGGTTTCGTTAACGCCGTAAGTAATTGCATCAGCGGCGGGTTTAAAACTGTTTCCAAAGAAAGCGAGCAGCATCATTTCGGTTTCGTTCCTTTCGCGGAGATGATTTTTTCCAGAGAACGTCCGCCGGTATAAACGCCGAGGCCAACCATCACGATGTCGAGAATTTGCGAAGCTTCTGTTTCACTGAGATGCACCGGCGTAAATCCGAACCAGCGCGCGACAAGCATAATCACGAACGCGATCATCGTGAGCGGCCGCCAGTTCCCCTGCAGCCACCAGCGCGCGCCGGCCTCCGCCTGGACAACTTTACTCTGCGCTTCAGCGATCGTCGCGTCGCGCTTCGCAAACTCCGCCGCCACCGCCAGCTCTTTTTCACGCAAGGATAGTTCCGCCTGCTTTAAAAGAAGATCGAGTTCCGCGCGCTCCTGCTCCGTGAATTTTCGTTTATCAAAAAAACTCGTGATGCTGCTGACGATGGTGCCGAAATCAAAGTTAAGTGAAAATGTTGACGCCATTATGTTCTCCGGAAAATACGGCCGGAATGCACCGGCCGCATTTGATTAACGGCGGCGGTTATTCCGCAGACTTCTTGTTTTTCCGCCAGGCGGCAAAGTCCTTGCCGATACTGATCGACTCCGTGACATCTTTCGCCAGATTGAGCATGTTCTCGAACAGCCGCTCTGCCAGCACTTCAGCGTCCTTGTCGGACAGCTCGAATTTCTTCGCGAAGTGGGCGACAATCTGTTTGCGCTCATCGTCGTCGAGGTCTTGCAGTTCCGCCGGTATGTTTTTCGCAGATTTAACCACGCGCAGTGCGGCCGGCAGATGCGCGGTCAACTGCATCGCTTCAACAGCGCTTAGTTTTCCGTCGTCCAGTTTTTTGTCGAGATCACCGCCAAGCTCCAGCGTGAAGTCCATCGCTTCGAGAATCGAATCGATACCGACTTTTTCTTCAGTTTCCATGACTGCTCCTTTGGTTAAGTTACAGTCGCAATCATGGTGGGAACGGCGTTCGGTTTAGACATGAACAAGTTCCGTCTTTGTGTTGATTTTTCTGTTTGCGTCGCTAGCGTCCAGCCGTACAATAAAACCATGTTAAAGTGGAGTGAAAGAGTCGAGCGGTCGCGGGACGGTTTCCGTCAATTAAAAACGGAATTTCAAAAATTAGGTGCTGAATTTAAGGCCAGACGTACGCCGAAAAAAAGCAAATCCAAGCCGCAATTAATCAAGCGCGTAACACCAGAGATGGTGCAGGAAAATTTCGCAAAAAAACGCGCGGTCGATCCACGTCTTCTTCCATACATAAAAATTAACTCCGGTTGTGATGAAAAACTCTGTCCGGTTCACGCAGAGTATTTTGATAAATTCCTGCCGCACGGACATCCGGCAATGTATTCCGAATTTCGCAAACATCCAGATTGCCAGTGCTGGATGCAGAATATTTCCGAAGCACAATATCAACGAGAGTGTAAAAAATAAGCTCCGGAGTTTCCTCCGGAGCTTCCGTGCTTTTCCTTGCCGTTGCGCGCGCGGCATCGCATTGCCAGGCCATGCCTAGCACCGAAATTTAAATCTCAATCACATCAAACCGTCCGAACATGCCTTTGTTTTCCGGACGGAAATCGCCCAACCCAACGCGCCGTCCGGTATCACGTACAATCGTTTCAACCTGCTCGCGGCTGAGCAGTTCAGGATCGTACTCCAGTTCAAAATTCAACGTCCACTCATTGAGACGTGGACGGTGCCGCACAATGCGACCTTTCGTTGCCGGCACAACAACCGAACGGGAATCCACTGTAAATTTCCGGCAGCCAAGCGGAAGCTGCTCCGCTGTGATCAGCAGACACGCCGCCGCGACAGATTGCAATGAAGCGCGTCCTTTGCCCTTGCTGTATTTTGCGCCGGAAATCAGCGCGCGCTGCATATTAATTCCAGGGATGAAAAGCTCGCCGCCTTCCGTCCGGTAGGCTGCAATTTCCGCCTGTTCCTCTGCCGTCATTTTTTGCAATCCAGGAACCGGCTCCAGCAGAAAGCGGTTCATTAAAAGCGGACTGATGCCGCGTATTTTTATATTCATTGTCCGTACCATTTTTTCGTCCTTTCTATTTTCCGGCACGTTTAAAAACCTTGCCTTGTCGTGCCAGTCCGAGCCATGCCAAGCAACGCAGCGCCTCGCATCGCCGATTTTAATTAATCCCTTTTAAAACCCATATCTTTCAGTGTTGAATGATAGATTCGGTCGATCGCGTCCTGATTCACCGGCGAATCGTTCACCAGCGCGCAGAACAGTGCGGCGATTTCCATTGTGCTGGACAATCCGTCTGCCAGCGTCATATTGCGGATGCGTTGCTCCACATCCGGATTGTTATGCGTGAACTCATTTAGCGCCTGAACCAGCAGGCAGAGTTCGCTATAGAACAGCGTGCATTGCAGCGCGCCGCATTTGCAGTCATTAACCGTCATGATACGTCCTTCCGTTGTATCGCGAACCGCTCCCCGAAGTGGTGGCTTCAGTACAAAAAGAGGCTCGCACCCGCTCTCCACCACAGAGACAACCGGAAGGATTGTCTGCCCCGAAGGACAAAGCGGGCACGAGCCATAATGACTAGTGCTTGGATTTTCCAAGTTGTCTGTTCTGTGGTGGAG encodes the following:
- a CDS encoding 3TM-type holin, translating into MASTFSLNFDFGTIVSSITSFFDKRKFTEQERAELDLLLKQAELSLREKELAVAAEFAKRDATIAEAQSKVVQAEAGARWWLQGNWRPLTMIAFVIMLVARWFGFTPVHLSETEASQILDIVMVGLGVYTGGRSLEKIISAKGTKPK